The Arachis hypogaea cultivar Tifrunner chromosome 19, arahy.Tifrunner.gnm2.J5K5, whole genome shotgun sequence genome has a window encoding:
- the LOC112780047 gene encoding E3 ubiquitin-protein ligase ATL4-like, whose product MASPPPLSLDVVGSDTVTTTVSSSSTTPPRRSSPLQNLSPSILIIVTVLAVTVIVSLALCFLLRHINRRCLRRLSRFSATPSSSATPIFTSSRRISPEVPQNSSTSYSYIIDSLPLFTFSSVTRRSSAADCAVCLSKFRNDDLLRLLPICCHAFHAECIDTWLQSNLSCPLCRSAIVATESDLGKVVRSSSSTSGSDSFRLEIGNVSRRGTAPDGSAAVSGESRAGGARSRSYSIGSFEYFVDEDSEVPFSHAHRRSTSDQKDIPASAEAPASQHEANLAGEVGGVRSWLKEYMDRVSASISTRTASFRSSGRFFSGTGGSSRRSDVVPVVAAEYDIEGNRIGEEITEMFRWLSGV is encoded by the coding sequence ATGGCTTCTCCTCCTCCCTTATCACTAGACGTCGTCGGATCAGACACCGTTACAACAACAGTTTCTAGCTCAAGCACAACGCCACCACGCCGTTCATCTCCGTTACAGAACCTCAGCCCAAGCATCCTCATCATCGTAACGGTTCTTGCCGTCACCGTTATAGTCTCCCTTGCACTCTGTTTCCTCCTCCGCCACATCAACCGCCGCTGCCTACGCCGTCTCTCTCGTTTCTCAGCCACGCCATCTTCCTCCGCCACGCCAATCTTCACCTCCAGCCGCCGAATCTCGCCGGAAGTCCCTCAAAACTCTTCCACTTCCTACTCTTACATCATCGACTCCCTACCGCTTTTCACCTTCTCCTCCGTCACTCGCCGCTCCTCCGCCGCCGACTGCGCCGTTTGCCTCTCGAAGTTCCGTAACGACGATCTCCTCCGCCTCCTACCTATCTGCTGCCACGCCTTCCACGCCGAATGCATTGACACCTGGCTTCAGTCCAACCTCTCCTGCCCGCTCTGCCGATCCGCCATTGTCGCCACCGAATCGGACCTCGGCAAGGTCGTCCGCTCGTCTTCCTCCACCTCCGGCAGTGACAGTTTCCGCCTCGAGATAGGGAACGTGAGCCGCCGCGGCACCGCGCCCGATGGCTCCGCCGCAGTTTCTGGCGAATCCCGCGCCGGAGGCGCTAGGTCTAGGTCATACTCCATTGGATCGTTCGAGTATTTCGTGGATGAAGATTCGGAAGTTCCATTCAGCCACGCTCATCGAAGAAGCACGTCTGATCAGAAGGACATTCCGGCGTCGGCGGAGGCTCCGGCGAGTCAGCATGAAGCGAATCTCGCCGGCGAGGTTGGCGGCGTAAGGAGCTGGCTGAAGGAGTACATGGATAGAGTCTCAGCTTCTATATCGACACGAACGGCGTCGTTTCGAAGTTCTGGAAGGTTCTTCAGCGGTACTGGTGGGAGTAGTCGCCGAAGCGACGTCGTTCCAGTCGTAGCTGCAGAATATGACATTGAAGGTAACAGAATTGGTGAAGAGATCACCGAAATGTTTCGCTGGCTCTCAGGGGTATGA